A region from the Plasmodium chabaudi chabaudi strain AS genome assembly, chromosome: 2 genome encodes:
- a CDS encoding ras-related protein Rab-5C, putative, whose protein sequence is MDHYLSNINNDGKYDASQNSNANKVFNFKLVLLGDTSVGKSCIVVRFAKNEFYEYQESTIGAAFMTQLIDIGECTIKFEIWDTAGQERYRSLAPMYYRGAAAAVIVYDITNKKSFEGAKGWIHELKSVHSNDIVIALAGNKCDLEKNRVIDKELAESFANSNNILFIETSAKTGTNVNDLFLKIAKKLPRNKKDKDTFGGIQINSTEEASKKCC, encoded by the exons atggatcaTTACTTATCgaacataaataatgatggtAAATATGACGCTAGCCAAAATTCGAATGCCAATAAagttttcaattttaaacTGGTTCTACTAG GAGATACATCGGTAGGAAAATCATGTATTGTCGTCAGATTTGccaaaaatgaattttatgaatatcaGGAATCGACTATTGGGG CTGCATTTATGACCCAACTAATTGATATTGGAGAATGCacaataaaatttgaaatatgGGATACAGCCGG ACAAGAAAGATATAGGAGTCTAGCACCTATGTATTATag GGGTGCGGCAGCAGCAGTTATTGTATATGAcataacaaataaaaaatcgtTTGAAGGCGCAAAGGGATGGATCCATGAATTAAAATCAGTCCATTCAAACGATATTGTGATAG CATTAGCAGGAAACAAATGcgatttagaaaaaaacagGGTCATTGACAAGGAG cTAGCTGAGTCCTTTGCTAATAGTAACAACATTTTGTTCATTGAAACATCAGCAAAAACGGGAACCAACGTTAacgatttatttttgaaaatag ctAAAAAGTTACCTCGCAACAAAAAAGACAAAGATACGTTTGGTGGAATTCAG ATTAACAGTACTGAAGAAGCCTCTAAGAAATgttgttaa
- a CDS encoding centrin-1, putative translates to MNRKNQNMIRSANTRNKRNELNDEQKLEIKEAFDLFDTNGTGRIDAKELKVAMRALGFEPKKEDIRKIISDVDKDGSGTIDFNDFLDIMTIKMSERDPKEEILKAFRLFDDDETGKISFKNLKRVAKELGENITDEEIQEMIDEADRDGDGEINEEEFMRIMKKTNLF, encoded by the exons atgaatagaaaaaatcaaaatatgataagAAGCGCAAATACTCGcaataaaagaaatgaattaaatgaCGAACAAAAGTTAGAAATAAAGGAAGCCTTTGACCTTTTTGATACAAATGGAACTG GCAGAATTGATGCAAAGGAATTAAAAGTGGCTATGAGAGCCTTGGGTTTCGAGCCAAAAAAGGAAgat atacgaaaaataatatctgATGTTGATAAAGACGGGTCAGGCACTATAGATTTCAATGATTTCTTGGATATAAtgacaataaaaatg AGTGAAAGAGATCCAAAGGAAGAAATATTGAAAGCCTTTAGGTTGTTTGATGATGATGAAACTGGAAAGATATCCTTCAAA aatTTAAAGCGTGTTGCCAAGGAGCTCGGAGAAAATATAACTGACGAGGAAATACAAGAG ATGATTGATGAAGCAGATCGAGACGGAGATGGAGAAATAAACGAAGAAGAATTTATGAGAATTATGaagaaaacaaatttattctaa
- a CDS encoding pre-rRNA-processing protein TSR2, putative: MNSENLSTLLLEGINLIFDKWTVLRLAVTNNWGGTSSEEKKKKLIEYVHNYVLSNTGPKDKLCDYLRDEINTLFNVDLDDDSDIEVSDLILDLYKDLKNNNLEMIEKIRNIQESDLNSCREHNLIQEADIDEEDDSASEYSDEDDSNQAYSDSYESEDIQ; encoded by the exons atgaatagtGAAAATTTATCTACTTTATTACTTGAAGGGATTAACTtaatatttgataaatg GACAGTGCTCCGTTTAGCTGTGACAAATAATTGGGGTGGAACATCCTCAgaggaaaagaaaaaaaagttaattGAATATGTCCataattatgttttatcAA ACACGGGACCCAAAGATAAACTTTGTGACTACTTAAGAGATGAAATTAATACGCTTTTTAATGTGGATCTTGATGATGATAGTGAT ATCGAAGTTTCTGATTTAATATTAGATTTGTACaaagatttaaaaaacaataatttagaaatgattgaaaaaattagaaatatACAAGAATCCGATTTAAACTCTTGTAGAGAACATAATTTAATACAAGAAGCGGATATAGATGAAGAAGATGATTCAGCTAGCGAATATTCAGATGAGGACGATTCCAATCAAGCATATTCGGATTCATATGAATCAGAAGACattcaataa
- a CDS encoding asparagine and aspartate rich protein 2, putative: MDEKRKHHKKKKVGKKAKNKKINKNVNKKYHKAFTFSGGINSAHRRKQHLYELEEKKLRIDKTIKEGYKNSPLIIAIHGPKGVGKSTLMKSIIKHYVGININEIDRPISIFTKNLKRYTFIEINDDILHMIDVAKIADICLLVIDGSFGFELETLEFTSILNTHGMPKVIGVVTHMDKFKDNKSIRKRKKKINKRFSEEMVEGSKIFFLSGIQNNRYNKTEIRNLCKFLSVMKRPLISWRDQHGYILGLKLDIEDEESYKDKNDFLKKQDTLMDDNDLRLEKFLDKCEDEIPVYVEGYVYGSKMYKNQTVHIPNIGDVKIENIKILQDPFKINQEKKTPSIYAPMSDVGNLSFDFDNMYIHIPNNKVNFTKPELLMEKPDQGEASDSTGGDDNDDDEPSDATDDDDDDDEGSEEESDSDESGSGIENHDSERKAGENSKYVTDSIKMIRELQDCKYVFSKNADEDDIKLFDVKENDIERGIGHRRKAPSNVYISEKQKKKKMAENYVNEKSREYNKLQSILFEKKNKEDDYNYMSNINISDNEDDENDKGYNEFYKKYALQRDKEIENGQHEYDYSENEQMDLSNLNNDMNPYSNISNLLAFENKINIDVFLYNHNYINRINNCLYFKGDLINIINKEKRKITNSDMSGQDINMHIIKNTLCTDTLNIEENQQNSYSYMHSNNYFFNHIDSFNMTNDDVFIFNNLSICIGDIVQEELVDNFFSKYEELYSSCFVKSEEEEEEDEEENEKDDENEEDSGKASDMAKGGNTVRPIDENLKLLKEKKEKEKEKFLETEEIGVLSNMYGSSVNIGEYVKIEMIIKRSKLGVLKNNLIICGGLQSYEEKDSIIHCRVKKHRWFPKVMRSNDPLIFSVGWRRYQSIPIYSINERNNVRTRFLKYTTEHMHCNCTFYGPLSGVNSGILAIYNYKKIPFYRICINGIILETNNNINIMKKLKLIGEPYKIFKNTAFIKNMFNSDLEVCKFINCPVITPSGIKGLIKNKLNDKGDFRCTFSDQIKKSDIVILKLYVNVSIKKYYNYDIENRLKSINELRYIYNIYVNHSSGYRKMPFRHFYHSKIYVKPQLLKQLPFKSKPKLFKKVDHENDTKNEDKKNNAINFKALENPKLAAKWYQMLHSIKKNIISKRKEKAKLSYHKKLKAKLKVQEEKDKVVKQRKKASYLKNRKSK, encoded by the coding sequence ATGGATGAAAAAAGGAAGCaccacaaaaaaaagaaagtcggaaaaaaagcaaaaaataaaaaaattaataaaaatgtgaataaaaaatatcataagGCTTTTACTTTTAGTGGAGGAATAAATAGTGCCCATAGAAGAAAACAACATTTATATGAACTTGAAGAAAAGAAGTTACGAATtgataaaacaataaaagaaggatataaaaatagtccTCTTATTATAGCTATTCATGGGCCCAAAGGTGTAGGCAAAAGTACATTAATGAAAAGTATTATCAAACATTATGTTggtattaatattaatgagATTGATAGACCTATAtctatttttacaaaaaatttaaaaagatATACATTCATCGAAATtaatgatgatatattaCACATGATTGATGTTGCAAAAATTGCagatatttgtttattagtTATTGATGGGAGTTTTGGATTTGAATTAGAAACATTAGAATTTACAAGCATCTTAAATACTCATGGTATGCCTAAAGTTATTGGGGTTGTTACCCATATGGATAAAtttaaagataataaaagtataagaaaaagaaaaaaaaaaattaataaacgATTTTCAGAAGAAATGGTTGAAGgatcaaaaatattctttcTTAGTggtatacaaaataatagatataataaaacagaAATTAGAAATCTATGTAAATTCTTATCAGTTATGAAAAGGCCTCTAATATCTTGGAGAGATCAACATGGCTATATCCTTGGCTTAAAATTAGATATCGAAGATGAAGAGTCTTacaaagataaaaatgatttcttaaaaaaacaagatACCTTAATGGATGATAACGATTTGAGATTAGAAAAATTTCTTGATAAATGTGAAGATGAAATCCCTGTATATGTAGAGGGATATGTCTATGGTTcgaaaatgtataaaaacCAAACGGTACATATACCAAATATTGGTGatgtaaaaatagaaaatataaaaattttacaagatccatttaaaataaatcaagaaaaaaaaactccAAGTATTTATGCCCCAATGTCTGATGTTGGTAATTTATCTTTTGACTTTGACAATATGTATATCCATATTCCGAATAATAAAGTGAACTTCACGAAACCCGAGCTGCTTATGGAAAAGCCAGATCAGGGCGAGGCCAGCGACAGCACGGGGGGTGATGACAACGATGATGACGAACCAAGCGATGCCACAGACGACGAcgatgatgatgatgaagGAAGTGAGGAAGAGAGCGATAGTGATGAAAGTGGCAGTGGTATTGAGAACCATGATTCAGAAAGGAAAGCGGGCGAAAATTCGAAGTACGTAACAGATagcataaaaatgataaggGAATTACAAGATTGTAAATACGTTTTTTCTAAGAATGCTGATGAAGatgatattaaattatttgatgtaaaagaaaatgatatagaAAGAGGAATAGGACACAGACGTAAAGCACCAtcaaatgtatatattagcgaaaaacaaaaaaaaaaaaagatggCTGAGAATTATGTTAATGAAAAGTCTagagaatataataaacttcaatcaattttatttgaaaaaaaaaacaaagaagACGATTACAATTATATgtcaaatataaatatatcagataatgaagatgatgaaaatgataaaggTTATAATgagttttataaaaaatatgctttACAAAGAGATaaagaaatagaaaatgGACAGCATGAATATGATTATTCAGAAAATGAACAAATGgatttatcaaatttaaataacgACATGAATCCATATTCTAACATTTCTAATCTTCTTgcttttgaaaataaaataaatatagatgtatttttatataatcataattatataaatagaataaataattgtttatattttaaaggcgatttaataaatattataaataaagaaaaaagaaaaataactAATTCAGATATGTCGGGTcaagatataaatatgcacataataaaaaatacactcTGTACGGATACATTAAATATAGAAGAAAATCAACAAAACAGTTATAGCTACATGCATTCAAATAATTACTTCTTTAATCATATTGATTCGTTTAATATGACAAATGATGAcgttttcatatttaacaATCTTAGCATATGTATAGGAGATATTGTACAAGAAGAATTGGtagacaattttttttcaaaatacgAGGAGTTATATAGTTCGTGCTTTGTCAAGAGTGAAGAGGAAGAGGAAGAGGACGAGGAAGAAAATGAGAAGGAcgatgaaaatgaagaagacAGTGGCAAAGCGAGTGACATGGCGAAAGGAGGGAACACTGTTCGACCTATTGATGAAAACCTTAAGCTGCTTAAAGAAAAGaaggaaaaagaaaaagaaaaatttttaGAGACAGAAGAAATTGGAGTTCTAAGTAATATGTATGGATCATCAGTAAATATAGGtgaatatgtaaaaattgaaatgattataaaaagaaGTAAGCTAggagttttaaaaaataatttaataatatgtgGAGGATTACAAAGttatgaagaaaaagatTCAATAATACATTGTAGAGTTAAAAAACATAGATGGTTTCCAAAAGTTATGAGATCAAATGATCCTCTAATATTTTCAGTTGGATGGAGGAGATATCAAAGTATACCTATATATTCAATAAACGAAAGAAATAATGTAAGAACTcgatttttaaaatacacAACAGAACATATGCATTGTAACTGTACATTTTACGGACCATTATCTGGTGTTAATAGCGGTATATtagctatatataattataaaaagatTCCATTTTATcgtatatgtataaatggTATTATATTAGAAAcaaataacaatataaatattatgaaaaaattaaaattaattggtgaaccatataaaatatttaaaaatacagcatttataaaaaatatgtttaattcAGATTTAGAAGtttgtaaatttattaattgtcCTGTTATTACACCTAGTGGAATCAAAGGTCTcatcaaaaataaactaaATGATAAAGGAGATTTTAGATGTACATTTTCAgatcaaattaaaaagagtgatatagttatattaaaattatatgtaaatgtttctattaaaaagtattataattatgatataGAAAATCGATTAAAATCGATAAATGAAttaagatatatatataatatatatgttaacCATTCAAGTGGCTATCGAAAAATGCCATTTAGACATTTCTATCACAGcaaaatttatgtaaaaCCACAACTCTTAAAACAATTACCTTTCAAATCGAAACCTAAACTGTTTAAAAAAGTGGATCATGAAAATGATACTAAAAAtgaagacaaaaaaaataatgcaattaattttaaagcTTTGGAAAATCCTAAATTAGCTGCCAAGTGGTATCAAATGTTACATtcgattaaaaaaaatattatttcaaaacgaaaagaaaaagcaaaattatcatatcataaaaaattaaaagcaAAACTAAAAGTTCAAGAAGAGAAAGACAAAGTTGTTAAACAAAGGAAAAAAGCTTCCTACttaaaaaatcgaaaatcCAAATAG
- a CDS encoding 2-C-methyl-D-erythritol 4-phosphate cytidylyltransferase, putative, producing the protein MNILWAILSCIFFNYYLLNEPYYFAHTLKIYNFQKDKIIEQKGVNWGGIPLYGKGKYFCTQNNIKDNKLRKKNQEKKKKIFQFIYTHFKSNKKDGNVFKNNMLPLLNYYNKSTNATNQWCCRKPIYNDGNKIYMSSESGKYINVHNPNTTENFDIKEIKKYEQNINKKNIHAIFLCGGVGKRTELTSRKQFLHLDNIPLFIYSFNLFIKCNYIKSISLVCDSNFFSQVVENINVYNSLLLKKKIQNNFLKVASDNILEKENNLKEISENNEQNKTAILNYLKENKYIIYDNEKNKCIFDMEELLNDLKGKKKNNKIYKIKPKDIDTNRYKLITIVGSGAERIDSFLNALKPLDIYENNQEYIYKALENYLKKNYHLNSKFNIEFDYDYLCKGKSDENIIKKKKEYITDILVHDGARPFLSELDFFNLIYQSSLGKNVILGTKATDTIKLLNSNEQRKDGYNSIKKTIDRKVIFQAQTPQIFESKTLLKILPYLISPSKSTTTNSNTSSDKNRRLQNRPQFTDTSSVVQHFTKNKIITLQATFPNFKITTPSDVFQSVFFMKYIYNSNASNDAYRNLFKEEYINSDSNYILTNQFNNFFFFDSLNKKQKMLYQRFYYKHTYNSILASDNDLKNK; encoded by the coding sequence ATGAATATTCTTTGGGCAATCTTGAgttgcatatttttcaattacTACCTACTTAATGAgccttattattttgcacACACtttaaagatatataattttcaaaaagataaaataatagaacAAAAAGGAGTTAATTGGGGTGGTATACCCTTATATGGAAAGgggaaatatttttgcacacaaaataatattaaggACAATAAATTacgtaaaaaaaatcaagaaaaaaaaaaaaaaatatttcaatttaTTTACACACACTTTAAATCGAATAAAAAGGATGgaaatgtttttaaaaataatatgcttCCTTTGTTAAACTATTACAATAAATCTACAAATGCTACTAATCAATGGTGTTGTAGAAAACCTATTTATAATGAtggaaacaaaatatatatgtcatCAGAAAgtggaaaatatattaacgtTCACAATCCAAATACAACGgaaaattttgatataaaagaaataaaaaaatatgaacaaaatataaacaaaaaaaatatacatgctatatttttatgtggTGGAGTTGGAAAAAGAACTGAATTAACTTCaagaaaacaatttttgCATTTAGACAATATTcctctttttatatattcatttaatttatttataaaatgcaATTATATCAAATCAATTAGTTTAGTTTGtgattcaaattttttttctcaagttgttgaaaatattaatgttTACAATTCTCtgctattaaaaaaaaaaattcaaaataattttctcaAAGTAGCTAGCgataatatattagaaaaggaaaataatttaaaagaaataagcgaaaataatgaacaaaataaaacagcAATTTTGAACTAtctaaaagaaaataaatatataatatatgacaatgaaaaaaacaagtgtatttttgatatggaagaattattaaacgatttaaaaggaaaaaaaaaaaataataaaatatataaaataaagccAAAAGATATTGATACAAATAGATATAAGTTAATAACTATTGTGGGTAGTGGAGCTGAACGAATtgattcttttttaaatgcaCTTAAGCCATTAGacatatatgaaaataatcaagaatatatttataaagctttagaaaattatttgaaaaaaaactatcATTTAAACTCCAAGTTTAATATCGAATTTGattatgattatttatgtaaGGGAAAAagtgatgaaaatattattaaaaaaaaaaaggaatatattACAGATATATTAGTTCATGATGGAGCACGTCCATTCCTTTCGGAGttggatttttttaatttgataTATCAATCAAGTTTGggaaaaaatgttattttaGGAACCAAAGCAACAGACACtatcaaattattaaatagtaATGAACAACGAAAAGATGGATACAATTcgattaaaaaaactataGATCGGAAAGTAATATTTCAAGCTCAAACACCCCAAATATTTGAAAGCAaaacattattaaaaattttaccATATTTGATATCCCCTTCAAAATCTACAACTACGAATAGTAACACATCGagtgataaaaatagaCGTCTACAAAATAGACCTCAATTTACAGACACCTCCTCGGTTGTTCAacattttacaaaaaataaaattattacattgCAAGCCACTTTtccaaattttaaaataacaaCTCCTTCAGATGTTTTTCaatctgttttttttatgaaatacatttataataGCAATGCAAGTAATGATGCTTATCgcaatttatttaaagaagAATATATCAACTCTGATtcgaattatatattaacaaaccaatttaacaatttctttttttttgattcattaaataaaaaacagaaAATGCTATACCAACGTTTTTACTACAAACATACCTACAATAGCATACTAGCTTCAGAcaatgatttaaaaaataaataa